AGTTCTTGGCTTTAAGTAAGGGATAACTCAAAATTCAAAACTCAAAACTAACAACTCAAAATTCAAAACTCAAAACTCAAAATTCAAAACTCAAAACTCAAAATTCAAAACTAACAACTCAAAATTCAAAACTCAAAACTAACAACTCAAAACTCAAAACTAACAACTCAAAATTCAAAACTCAAAACTAACAACTCAAAATTCAAAATTCAAAACTCAAAATTCAAAACTAACAACTCAAAATTCAAAATTCCCATCAAATTCCCTGCAATTTTTTCTTAAGCGCCTGCATCTCATCCCGGTATCTTGCTGCTGTAATGAAATCAAGATCTTTGGCTGCCTCTTTCATTTTTTTCTCAGCCTCAAGGATCAGCTTTTCAATTTGCGGTCTTGATAAATAATCGACCAAAGGATCTGCTGCCATTGACAATGGTTCGTCCGGTCCGGTGTATATTTTGCTGCCCTTTCCTCTTAAATCCAAGATGGAAGATTTTTCCATGATTTCTTCTCTCGATTTACTCAAAGTAGTCGGTGTGATCCCGTGTTCAACATTGTAGGCCATCTGCTTTGCCCTTCTTCTTTCTGTTTCTTCAATGGTTTTGCGCATGCTGTCGGTCATTTTATCTGCGTAAAAAATGACCAGTCCATTGGCGTTTCTCGCGGCTCTTCCGGCTGTTTGTGTTAATGAACGTGCGTTTCTTAAAAAACCCTCTTTGTCTGCATCGAGAATGGCCACCAAAGAAACTTCCGGCAAATCCAATCCCTCTCTCAACAAATTGACGCCCACCAACACATCAAATTCTCCCAACCTAAGATCCCTCAGGATTTCAACACGTTCCATCGTGTCCACCTCCGAATGTATGTATTTGCACCTCAGATTCAGATTTTGAAAATACTTGGACAGCTCTTCTGACATTCGTTTGGTGAGAGTGGTAACCAATACTCTTTCTCCTTTTTCTTTTCTTTGCTGAATCTCATCCAATAAATCATCGATTTGATTCATGGAAGGGCGCAGGTCGATGGGAGGATCGAGCAGTCCGGTGGGTCTGACCACCTGTTCTACCACCAATCCTTCAGTTTGCCCCATTTCATAATCCGCTGGCGTTGCACTCACGAAAATAACCTGGTGAATCTGTTGTTCAAATTCTTCAAAACTCAAAGGGCGATTGTCAAGGGCAGATGGCAATCTAAATCCAAATTGTACCAGGTTCATTTTTCTCGCACGGTCACCTCCCCACATGCCTCGGATCTGAGGTATGGTCACATGACTCTCATCAATCACGAGCAAATAGTCATCCGGAAAATAGTCCAGTAGGCAAAAAGGCCGGGTGCCCTGGACCCGCCCGTCAAAAAATCTCGAATAGTTTTCGATGCCACTGCAATATCCCAATTCACGCATCATTTCCAAATCCAATTGGGTGCGTTCTTCAATCCGTTTGGCTTCTAAATATTTTCCTTCAGAAATAAAATATTTTTTCTGTTCAAACATTTCATTCTCGATATGTACCAATACAGATTTAAAACGGTCTTTGGGCGCAACGTACAGGTTTGCCGGAAAAACTGCAGCAAAATCCATGCTGCTGATCTTCTTCCCTGAGCTGAGTTCAAACTCATCGAGTTGCTCGACCTGATCTCCAAAAAAATGGACGCGAAGCCCTCTTTCAATATACGGTAGATGAATGTCCACGGTATCACCTTTTACCCTAAACTGTCCTCTGTTGAGATCGCTTTCTGTCCTGCTGTACAGACTGTCCACCAAACGGTACAAAAACTGATTTCTCGACAGTATCTGTCCCTTTTGCAACCGAATGATTCCGGCTTTGTAGTCTTCCGGATTACCCATTCCAAATATACAGGACACCGTAGCCACAACAATCACGTCCCTCCTCCCTGATAAGATAGCAGAAGTGGCCTTCAGTCGGAGTCGATCCACTTCCTCATTGATCGAGAGGTCTTTTTCGATGTAGGTATCTGTGACCGATACATAGGCTTCCGGTTGATAGTAATCGTAGTAACTTACAAAGTACTCCACCGCATTGTCCGGAAAGAACTCCTTAAATTCACCATACAGTTGTGCCGTCAGTGTCTTATTGTGCGACAAGACCAAAGTGGGCTTGTTGGTGGCTGCAATGACATTTGCAATGGTGAAAGTTTTTCCCGATCCGGTGACACCCAACAAAACCTGGGCGCGCTCATTGTTGTTTATTCCTTCCGTAAGTTGACGGATGGCATCCGGTTGATCTCCTGATGGTTGATAGGATGAATTTAATTTGAAATCTGACATATTGTGATTAATCTAAAACCTGCAAAGTTAAATCAAACCCCTTGATGGAGAGTGTTAAATTGCATTTTAAAAAACAAGGTTCGGGACCAGCGCTTTATATTCTGCATGGATTGTTGGGAAGTCTGGACAATTGGCAGACCGTGGCCAATTCTTTGACAGATGAATTTACCGTCTTCCTTGTGGATTTGCGCAACCACGGAAGGTCTCCACACACTCAGGACATGAACTACCCGCTGATGGCCGCTGATGTTCTGCAACTCATCGAAGAACAGTCCACCGAACCTGTATTTATCCTTGGTCACTCGATGGGAGGAAAAGTCGTGATGCAATGTCTTGCTGAGAATTCTGATTTGTTTAGAAAAGCGATCATAGCCGACATCGGACCCAAAAAATATGCAGGTGGTCATGAATCCATTCTGCAAGCCATGAGCAGTATGGATTTATCGCAACTGGCAAAAAGATCTGACGCCGATGAATTATTAAAAATAAGTATTCCTGATTTTGGGACCAGACAATTTATATTGAAAAATCTGGATAGAGCATCAGAAAATGGTTTTCAATGGAAGTGCAATTTAACTGCAATCATCGCCAACTATCCCAAAATTATGGATAAAATTAAATTTGAAAATCCAGTCGCAACACCCGTTTTGTTTTTATCCGGCGGAAATTCCAATTATATTTCTTTGGATGATCACAATTCCATCCGTTATATGTTTTCAAAGGCCCAATTTCAATCTATCACAGATGCCGGTCATTGGGTTCATGCGGAAAAAACAAAAGAAACGATTGAGGCCATCAAAAAATATTTTGGTTGAAGAAAATATCATTTCATTGTCGTTGATGCTTCCACCTCTTATGCGACCAAAGCCAGTCTGATGGATTTTCCCGAATGGTTTTTTCCAGTCGCGACATAAACAATTGGGTCAACTCTCCTTTTGCAAGTTCAGATGGTTTTTCGCAAAGCATCGCAAATTCCATTTGATAATTGGATCGACTGGTCCTTTTCATCTCCATATAGATGACCGGTAATTGATAGGTCGTTGCATATTTCTCAAGACCATGCAAACATGCAGTATCTCTTCCAAAAAATTTCACCCAAATGGCATCACGGATGTTGGAGGGATTTTGATCTGATATCAATAAGATCAGTTTGCCTTTGGGAATTTCATCCTGAATAAATCGGGTCTCATGGGTGGTCAATAGTTTCATAGTGCATTTGGCCCTCAGTTTTTTGATATAATCCTCCACCCATCGGTTGTTGATTTTCTTGTAAATGCCAATTGCTTTATGTTTAAAGCGGTATCCGATGGACAAAACTGCCCATTCCCAATTGGCGTAATGTCCGCAAACACAGATGACAGATTGACCTCGATTCAAATATTCTTCCACCATCTCTGCCCGGATGATCTTGGTTCGATCCGCCAGCCGAATCTCGGACATGCTTAGTCCTTTGATAGACTCCAACAGCACATCGGATAAGTTCAGATAACTTTGGCGAATGGTATGATTAAGTTCAGAAGGTGAAAGCTGTGGGATACAATTCTTCAGATTTTCTTCCATGACCTTCCTGCGGTATCTCAGTACATTCCTTAGAAACCATGACAATATTTGCGAAGCCCTGTTGACGATCGCAAAATTCCACCAACTGAAGTTCCAGATGACAAATCTAACCAAAAAATATACCAGCATATTGGCCGCAAAAATAATCCAAAGTCAAGTGTTGGGCCTGAGCTATATTTGGACCGCGATGCATAAAAAAGGAATATGGCTTTGCCTCTTGATACATTTGTTTTTTCTGACCCATTTGTCGGGTCAACTCTACCGCCATGTCAATCCCTTTATTGGCACCGGTGGTCATGGTCATACCTTTCCGGGCCCTGTGCGACCTTTTGGAATGGTACAGCTGGGTCCTGATACCCGATTGGAAGGTTGGGATGGATGTTCCGGATATCACTACAGCGATTCTGTGATTTATGGCTTTAGTCACACCCATTTGTCAGGTACAGGTGTCCCGGATTATTGTGATGTGTTGATCCAGCCGGGTACCGGGAAGTTATCGATCCAGGATGGATTTGAGCGTCTTCCCAATATCTCCTCTCCTTTCAAAAAGAAGAATGAGAAAGCCGAGGCGGGTTATTATTCGGTTGTTTTGGACCGTTACAAAACAAAAGTAAGCCTAACCACTACCCTCAGAACCGGCCTGCACCAGTATGAATTCCCGGATCAGAACAAAGAAAAATGGATCGCGATTGATTTGAGACACAGGGACAAAATTTTATCTGCAGGGTTTGAAAATATCTCCAAGCAGTCGATAAGCGGGCATCGGTTTTCCTCGGCCTGGGCCTCGGACCAGAAATTATTTTTCCACATCAGGACCTCGAGTCCCATCCAAAAACATCGGATGAGCAGGGATTCGACCCAGCTGATTTGCTTTTTTGATCCTGCTGTAAAAACTGTTCTCCTGCAATGCGCCATTTCTCCCGTGGATGTGAGTGGTGCTGAATTCAATATGGAAATGGAATGGGCCGGATTTGATTTTCAGCAAACTTTATTCGATTGCAGAGAAGCCTGGGAAAATATATTATCGCGGGTCAAAATTAAGGACGACAAGTGGCAACAGGATCAGTGGTCGATTTTTTATACCGCGCTCTATCATCTCTGTATTCACCCTTCCCTCTATCAGGATGCTGATCAGCGGTACAGGGGCATGGATGGAAAAATTTACAAAGGCAATCGAAACTATCCAAGATATACTGTTTTTTCTTTGTGGGATACGTATCGCGCCGCTCATCCTTTCTATCAACTGGTGTATCCTGATTACAATTATCATTTCATCCAAAGTTTTTTAGGCCAGTTTAAAGAAAGTAGAAGGTTGCCGGTATGGGAGCTCAGCAACAACGAAACTTATTGTATGATCGGCAATCATTCCTTACCGGTACTGTCTTATGCGGTCTTAGATAAGCATCCTGCCTTTCCTTTAAAGCGCGATCCTTTGGCTGCCGCTGCAAAAGCGACCATGGCCTTGGATTTTTCCTGTCTGAATAATTTTAGAACCGGATATATATCTTCAGATCTATGCAGCGAATCGGTCAGCAAAACTTTGGAAAACAGTGTGGACATGGCAGCATTGGATTTGTTGTTGGGACAGGATGGTGAGGAGAAGTATTATTATCAAAATTTATTCAATCCGGAAACCGGATTTTTTCAGGCAAAATTAAACCACAAATTTCTAAGTCCCTTTGACCCACGTGAGGTGAATTTTCATTTCACCGAAGCGAATGCCTGGCAATATGTCTTTGGCGCCCACCATGATCCCGTTGGTATGATGCAATGTTTTGCAGCCGGCAACCCACTAAATCAAAGAAATGCTCTGGAAAAAAAATTGGATGCAATGTTTACAGCAGAATCCAAACTTACAGGCAGGGCTCAATCGGATATCACCGGACTGATCGGACAATATGCACACGGCAATGAACCCAGCCATCACGTGGCTTATCTGTACAACTATGCAGGAAGGCATGATAAAACGATAAAGTATGTGAGTTATATCATGCAGTCCTTTTATCACAACAAACCCGACGGATTGAGTGGAAATGAAGACTGTGGCCAGATGTCTGCCTGGTATCTGTGGAGTACTCTGGGACTTTATCCGCTGATGGCGGTTACGCCTTTGTTGGATCCCGGTGTTCCGATGGCAGATCAAATTACCATCAGTCCTGCCATGTCCAGTTCGATTGTGATCAAAAAAGATCAAAATCGGGGTCAAAAACAAATTGGGAAAATCCTTCACAATAAAAAGCATGTTCAACAACCCATTCATTTAAGACCGGGTGATCGGGTGGTTTTCGAGTACAGTGATACTGATAAATGGAATACCTACAGTGATGAATGGTTAGACCTACAAACCAATCACTACAAACCCATGCCTTATCTCTATAAAGGAGACAGGGTTTTTGATAAGACGCAGGAAATCCAAATCAAATCACTTTATCCTGAAAACATCTTTTATCATGTAAAGTCAGAAGGAACTCAGAAAAAAATATACCAGAATCCCATCCGTATTTCTTCATCAGATGAAATTTGTTTTCAGCTTGAAATAAATCAGGACCACAATAATTGGTGTTGTGCAAAATTTGACCCCCGACCCTGCGGCTTTCAATTCAAGCTGATGACAGAATACGCGCCTGTGTATTCTGCAGGCGGAGATCAGGCCATGATGGATGGTTTGAGTGGAAGCAGGGATTTCAGAGATGGCTTGTGGCAGGGATTTTTCGGCACAGATGTAGAAGCTGAAATAATTTTGGATTCAATACAGCATTTAAAAAATATTTCCATCTCCTGTCTGCAGGATCAAAAATCCTGGATTTTATTGCCGAAATGGGTTGAATTTATATTTTCATCCGATGGCATCCGATGGCAGGAACCTGTTAAAATCGGACATGATGTTTCTGCTTCAACAGATGAATCTCTGACCCATCGGTTTGAATCCGAATCTACAGGACCCATCAAAAAGATAAAAATCAAAGTGCACAATGCGGGACCCTTGCCCGAATGGCATTTGTCCATGGGCGAGAAGAGTTGGTTGTTTATCGACGAAATAAAACTGGATTTTCAAAAATGAATCAAAGAAGAGCGTTCTTTCAGAAATTATTAGCAGGAGTAGGTGGGCTTTATACCATGTCAGCCATGGATAGCTTGCGCTGGTTGAGTGATTCCAGCGCAAAAAATCCCGGCAGGAAATTGATTGCCACCTGGAAAAATTTGGATGCCGTCAAAGCGGCTTGGGCCATCCTTAATGAAAATGGTTCTGCATTGGATGCCGTAGAAGCCGGAGCCAGAATAC
This window of the Saprospiraceae bacterium genome carries:
- the uvrB gene encoding excinuclease ABC subunit UvrB — its product is MSDFKLNSSYQPSGDQPDAIRQLTEGINNNERAQVLLGVTGSGKTFTIANVIAATNKPTLVLSHNKTLTAQLYGEFKEFFPDNAVEYFVSYYDYYQPEAYVSVTDTYIEKDLSINEEVDRLRLKATSAILSGRRDVIVVATVSCIFGMGNPEDYKAGIIRLQKGQILSRNQFLYRLVDSLYSRTESDLNRGQFRVKGDTVDIHLPYIERGLRVHFFGDQVEQLDEFELSSGKKISSMDFAAVFPANLYVAPKDRFKSVLVHIENEMFEQKKYFISEGKYLEAKRIEERTQLDLEMMRELGYCSGIENYSRFFDGRVQGTRPFCLLDYFPDDYLLVIDESHVTIPQIRGMWGGDRARKMNLVQFGFRLPSALDNRPLSFEEFEQQIHQVIFVSATPADYEMGQTEGLVVEQVVRPTGLLDPPIDLRPSMNQIDDLLDEIQQRKEKGERVLVTTLTKRMSEELSKYFQNLNLRCKYIHSEVDTMERVEILRDLRLGEFDVLVGVNLLREGLDLPEVSLVAILDADKEGFLRNARSLTQTAGRAARNANGLVIFYADKMTDSMRKTIEETERRRAKQMAYNVEHGITPTTLSKSREEIMEKSSILDLRGKGSKIYTGPDEPLSMAADPLVDYLSRPQIEKLILEAEKKMKEAAKDLDFITAARYRDEMQALKKKLQGI
- a CDS encoding alpha/beta fold hydrolase, whose protein sequence is MESVKLHFKKQGSGPALYILHGLLGSLDNWQTVANSLTDEFTVFLVDLRNHGRSPHTQDMNYPLMAADVLQLIEEQSTEPVFILGHSMGGKVVMQCLAENSDLFRKAIIADIGPKKYAGGHESILQAMSSMDLSQLAKRSDADELLKISIPDFGTRQFILKNLDRASENGFQWKCNLTAIIANYPKIMDKIKFENPVATPVLFLSGGNSNYISLDDHNSIRYMFSKAQFQSITDAGHWVHAEKTKETIEAIKKYFG
- a CDS encoding lysophospholipid acyltransferase family protein; translation: MLVYFLVRFVIWNFSWWNFAIVNRASQILSWFLRNVLRYRRKVMEENLKNCIPQLSPSELNHTIRQSYLNLSDVLLESIKGLSMSEIRLADRTKIIRAEMVEEYLNRGQSVICVCGHYANWEWAVLSIGYRFKHKAIGIYKKINNRWVEDYIKKLRAKCTMKLLTTHETRFIQDEIPKGKLILLISDQNPSNIRDAIWVKFFGRDTACLHGLEKYATTYQLPVIYMEMKRTSRSNYQMEFAMLCEKPSELAKGELTQLFMSRLEKTIRENPSDWLWSHKRWKHQRQ
- a CDS encoding GH92 family glycosyl hydrolase, whose amino-acid sequence is MTNLTKKYTSILAAKIIQSQVLGLSYIWTAMHKKGIWLCLLIHLFFLTHLSGQLYRHVNPFIGTGGHGHTFPGPVRPFGMVQLGPDTRLEGWDGCSGYHYSDSVIYGFSHTHLSGTGVPDYCDVLIQPGTGKLSIQDGFERLPNISSPFKKKNEKAEAGYYSVVLDRYKTKVSLTTTLRTGLHQYEFPDQNKEKWIAIDLRHRDKILSAGFENISKQSISGHRFSSAWASDQKLFFHIRTSSPIQKHRMSRDSTQLICFFDPAVKTVLLQCAISPVDVSGAEFNMEMEWAGFDFQQTLFDCREAWENILSRVKIKDDKWQQDQWSIFYTALYHLCIHPSLYQDADQRYRGMDGKIYKGNRNYPRYTVFSLWDTYRAAHPFYQLVYPDYNYHFIQSFLGQFKESRRLPVWELSNNETYCMIGNHSLPVLSYAVLDKHPAFPLKRDPLAAAAKATMALDFSCLNNFRTGYISSDLCSESVSKTLENSVDMAALDLLLGQDGEEKYYYQNLFNPETGFFQAKLNHKFLSPFDPREVNFHFTEANAWQYVFGAHHDPVGMMQCFAAGNPLNQRNALEKKLDAMFTAESKLTGRAQSDITGLIGQYAHGNEPSHHVAYLYNYAGRHDKTIKYVSYIMQSFYHNKPDGLSGNEDCGQMSAWYLWSTLGLYPLMAVTPLLDPGVPMADQITISPAMSSSIVIKKDQNRGQKQIGKILHNKKHVQQPIHLRPGDRVVFEYSDTDKWNTYSDEWLDLQTNHYKPMPYLYKGDRVFDKTQEIQIKSLYPENIFYHVKSEGTQKKIYQNPIRISSSDEICFQLEINQDHNNWCCAKFDPRPCGFQFKLMTEYAPVYSAGGDQAMMDGLSGSRDFRDGLWQGFFGTDVEAEIILDSIQHLKNISISCLQDQKSWILLPKWVEFIFSSDGIRWQEPVKIGHDVSASTDESLTHRFESESTGPIKKIKIKVHNAGPLPEWHLSMGEKSWLFIDEIKLDFQK